The region AAGCAGTTTCTCGTCTCCTACGCGGCGGGCGACAACGCCGTCTTCGTCTCGACGCACAACATCGACGTCGCCGAGGAGATCTGCACTCGCGTCGGGATCGTCGCCGACGGGCAACTCGTGACCGAACGCACGCTCGACGGCGACGAGGACGACGAGTCGCTGCTCGACGTGTTCCTCGACCGCGTCGAGGGGACCGCCGAGCGAGACGTTCCGACGCCCGGACGAATGGACACGGAATCATGACCGGAACCGGTGCGGCGACCGATCGGTCGGGCGGACGGTCGAACGGGAACGGCCTCGGGGCCGGAAACGAAGACGGGAGCGGTTCCGCAACCGGATCGGGACTGTCCACCACGGGGCTGCTCGCGATCCTCTTCCGCGAGGAGTGGCGGCTCCACACGCAGCTATTCGGCGGCTGGCGGTTCGCGCTGTTCCCGGTCGTGATCGCCCTGTTCACCGTCGGCGCGACGGTCGCGCTCGTCGAGACCGGCACCGCGCCGGGAACGATCGTCGGCGGCCTCCACGTCCTGGCCCTCGGCTTCGGGCTCTACAGCGGCACCGCGGGGTTCGCCGGCTCGGACATGCTCGAGAACGTCTTCGGCCGACTGTCGCTGTTGCTCTCGTCGTCGACCACGCTGCCGCTCTCGCGGCGGCGCCTGCTGAGCGCGTTTCTCCTGAAGGATGCGCTCTTTTACAGCGTCGCGTTCGTCCTCCCGATGGCGCTGGGAAGCGCCGCCTTAGAGGGCCTCTCGGCCGCGACGCCGCTCGCGGTCGGCCTGTTCTGGCTCTCGCTCTGTCTCGTCTTCGCGGTCGGCATGACGACGACCGTCGCGCTGATCGCCGTCCGAACTCGGGGCGTCCCGCCGTGGGCGATCGGCCTGGCCGTCGGTCTCGCAGCCGTCGGGGGCTGGGCGACCGGGAGCCTCGATCTCGTCCGGACCGTCCTGATGCCGATCGAGGGCACTCCGCTCGCGGCGGGCGGCCTGGCCGTCGGGACCGTCGCCGTCGCGCTGGCGTCGCTGGTCGCCTACGATCCGACGTACGGGCGTCCCTCGCGGACCGCGACGGATCGGTTCGCCGACCTCACCGAAACGATTCCCGTCGAGCACGACGCGCTCGTCACGAAGACGCTGCTCGATCTCGCGCGCTCCTCGGGTGGCGTCTGGAAGCCGTTCGTCTCGGCCGGCATCCTGCTCGCGCTCGTCGCGGCGCTCGTCGGCGTCGTCGACGCGATCACCGGCGTCGCACCCGCGCCGGGGATCTTCTTCGGTGGCGTCCTCGGGCTGACGGCCTTCACGACGTACAACTGGCTGACCCAGTTCGACTCGCTCGAGGCCTACCTCGCCTATCCCGTCTCGATCGAGGCCGTCTTCCGGGCCAAGCGGATCGCGTTCGTCCTGGTCGGCGCGCCGACCGTCGCCCTCCCGTACCTCGCGGCCGTCGCCTGGTTCGACGCGACGCTCGTCGACGCCGTCGTGGGAGCCGTGTTGCTGGCCGGCTACGGGCTGTACTACTACGGGCTGACGGTCTACATTGCCGGCTTCGATCCCAACGAGTTCCTCTTCGACGCCGTCCGCTTCGTGACCTTCACGGTCGGCGTGGCCGTCGCACTCGTGCCGACGCTGGTCGCCGGCTTCGTCGTCGTGCCGCCCTCGACGGACGTCGCCGCCGTCCTCGCGCTCGCCGGGGTCGCGTTCGGGGCCGTCGGGCACGTCCTCTCGAGTCGCGCCGGCCCGCGCTGGGACGCGCGGTATCGGACCGACTGACGGGGAGCGCGTCGAACCGATAGGACGATACCGTCGTCCGTTCGAATACGGCCAACGCGGATGACCAGAACGCTTCTCGTCGCCGGAACCGCGAGCCACGTCGGCAAGTCGACGGTCGCGGCCGGCCTCTGTCGGCTGCTCGCCGACCGTGGGGTCGACGTCGCGCCGTTCAAGGGCCAGAACATGAGCAACAACGCCCGCGTCGTCGTTCGACCGGAGAGCGATTCGAACGACGACCGCGCTCGCGCCGCCGACGGCGCCGACAGCACCGACGGCACGGACGACACCAATGATCGGTGGGGCGAAATCGGTGTCTCCCAGTTCGTCCAGGCCCGCGCGGCCCGGACGACGCCGACGACCGATTGCAACCCGGTGTTGCTCAAACCCCGCGGCGACGGGGAGAGCCAACTGGTCCTCCAGGGCCAGGCGCACGAACACGTCCCCGCCGGGACCTACTACGAGGAGTACTGGGACCGGGCGCGCGCGGCCGCCGAGGAATCCTACCGACGCCTGGCGGCCGACAACGACGTGATCGTCGCCGAGGGCGCGGGGAGTATCGGCGAGATCAACCTGCACGACCGGGACCTGGCGAACGTCGAGACCGCTCAGTTCGCGGACGCCGACATCCTCCTGCTTGTCGACATCGAACGCGGCGGCGCGTTCGCCAGCCTCTACGGGACGATCGAACTCGCGCCCGACGCCGTCCGCGAGCGCATCGTCGGCGCGGCCATCACCAAGTTCCGGGGCGATCCGACGCTGCTCGAGTCCGGTATCGAGGAGATCGAATCCCGTACCGGCGTGCAGATCCTTGGCGTCCTTCCGTACGACGATCCCGGGCTCCCGGAGGAGGACAGCGTCGGTCTGCCCGGCACCGAGGAGCAGGGCGTCGTCGGCGACGACGACGGCGTCCCCGACGACCGCCGCGTTCGCATCGCTGTCCCCCGGCTCCCCCGGATCTCGAACGCAACCGATCTCGAAGCGCTGGCGGCCGAACCGGGCGCCTCGGTCGTCTACGTCCCGGTCGATGGGGACGCGGGCGACGGCCGAACGGCCGATCCGCTCGACGGCGTCGACGCCGACGCGGTCGTGCTTCCGGGGACGAAGAACACGGTCGACGACCTCCTCGCACTGCGGGCGGCCGGCTTCGCCGACGCGCTCGCGGCCTTCGACGGCCCGATCGTCGGCGTCTGCGGCGGCTACCAGCTACTCGGCGAGCGGATCACCAACGCCGCGCTCGAGGGAACGGGCGACGACGACGTCGTCGAGGGGCTGGACCTGCTGCCGGTCGAAACCCGATTCGAGGGGGACAAGCGCCTCGAGCAGACGACGGTTCCCGTCGACGGGTCGGCGTCGCCGCTGCTCGCCGGCGCCGACGGGACCGCGTCGGGCTACGAGATCCACGCCGGGCGGACCCGAGCGCTCGCGGACGTGACCAGGCCGCTGGGCGAGTCGAGCGCGGCCCGCGGCGAGGTCCTCGGAACGTACCTGCACGGCCTCTTCGACAACGAGTCGGTCCGGACGGCGTTTCTCGATCACGTCGCGGCGACGGCGGGCGTCGATCGACCGTCGCAGGCGGACGCGGACGAGCCCTCGTCACCGGGGACGGCGGAAGCCGCCACCGCTACCATCACCGACACCGGACCCCCAGCCACGCCCGCCGACCGCGCGGCGCGCCTGGTCCGCGAGCACGTCGACCTGGCGGCGTTGGGCGAGCCGTTCGACCGAGTGCAGGAACAGTAGACGGA is a window of Natrinema salifodinae DNA encoding:
- a CDS encoding cobyric acid synthase, producing MTRTLLVAGTASHVGKSTVAAGLCRLLADRGVDVAPFKGQNMSNNARVVVRPESDSNDDRARAADGADSTDGTDDTNDRWGEIGVSQFVQARAARTTPTTDCNPVLLKPRGDGESQLVLQGQAHEHVPAGTYYEEYWDRARAAAEESYRRLAADNDVIVAEGAGSIGEINLHDRDLANVETAQFADADILLLVDIERGGAFASLYGTIELAPDAVRERIVGAAITKFRGDPTLLESGIEEIESRTGVQILGVLPYDDPGLPEEDSVGLPGTEEQGVVGDDDGVPDDRRVRIAVPRLPRISNATDLEALAAEPGASVVYVPVDGDAGDGRTADPLDGVDADAVVLPGTKNTVDDLLALRAAGFADALAAFDGPIVGVCGGYQLLGERITNAALEGTGDDDVVEGLDLLPVETRFEGDKRLEQTTVPVDGSASPLLAGADGTASGYEIHAGRTRALADVTRPLGESSAARGEVLGTYLHGLFDNESVRTAFLDHVAATAGVDRPSQADADEPSSPGTAEAATATITDTGPPATPADRAARLVREHVDLAALGEPFDRVQEQ